One window of uncultured Trichococcus sp. genomic DNA carries:
- the celB gene encoding PTS cellobiose transporter subunit IIC — protein MNNFIDNLAEKLTPLAGKLGSNRYLAVLRDAFMLSFPLTMFGSIVVVLNNLPFWSDDMKGTLGGLFGNGQNATMSIMTIFITFGIGYYLTRSYDEDGVFGGAVSLASYLILTPFSFTTADGVEINGALSLDRLGAKGMFIGMLAAFLAAEIYVRITKKGIVIKMPEGVPDAVSRSFAALIPAISTLTIFLMLSALVSGVFTTNLHDVVYTVIQKPLVGLGSSLPATLVSLFFIQILWFFGLHGQIIVNSVMDPIWNTLALENLDAFKAGETLPHIITKPFMETFTVGLGGSGMTLMVVILMAFVMKSRQMKEIGRLAIGPGLFNVNEPVIFGLPIVLNASIAIPWILTPLIVTTVNYLSMASGLFPTPTGVTVPWTVPLFFSGMMATNSVMGGVLQLIDFAIVGVMWYPFLKVVDKANLALTVEEAA, from the coding sequence ATGAATAATTTTATTGATAATTTAGCCGAAAAATTGACTCCACTTGCCGGCAAACTCGGCTCAAACAGATACTTGGCAGTATTGCGTGACGCTTTTATGCTTTCTTTCCCGCTGACGATGTTCGGTTCGATTGTAGTGGTGCTGAATAACCTGCCCTTCTGGAGCGACGACATGAAAGGCACTTTGGGCGGTCTCTTCGGGAACGGCCAAAACGCGACCATGTCCATCATGACGATCTTCATCACGTTCGGTATCGGGTATTACCTGACCCGTTCCTATGATGAGGACGGTGTCTTCGGAGGAGCTGTTTCGCTGGCTTCCTACCTGATTCTGACTCCTTTCAGCTTTACGACTGCAGACGGCGTTGAAATAAACGGCGCGCTATCCTTGGATCGTTTGGGTGCAAAAGGCATGTTCATCGGGATGCTGGCTGCTTTCCTTGCGGCTGAAATCTATGTCCGCATCACCAAAAAAGGTATCGTCATCAAAATGCCTGAAGGTGTTCCCGATGCCGTTTCCCGCTCATTCGCTGCCCTGATTCCGGCAATTTCTACACTTACTATTTTCCTGATGCTTAGTGCATTGGTTTCTGGCGTCTTTACAACAAACTTGCATGATGTGGTCTATACCGTTATCCAAAAACCACTTGTCGGATTGGGAAGCAGCTTGCCTGCAACCTTGGTTTCCTTGTTCTTTATCCAAATCCTTTGGTTCTTTGGCCTTCACGGTCAAATCATCGTCAACTCCGTCATGGACCCGATCTGGAACACCTTGGCTTTGGAAAACCTGGACGCTTTTAAAGCCGGCGAAACCCTGCCTCACATCATCACAAAGCCATTCATGGAAACATTCACAGTCGGTCTGGGTGGGTCCGGTATGACGTTGATGGTAGTCATCTTGATGGCATTCGTCATGAAGAGCAGACAAATGAAAGAAATCGGTCGTCTGGCAATCGGACCTGGCTTGTTCAACGTAAACGAACCCGTCATCTTCGGTTTACCGATCGTACTGAACGCATCCATCGCTATCCCTTGGATTTTGACACCACTGATCGTAACGACCGTCAATTACTTGTCGATGGCATCCGGTTTGTTCCCTACTCCAACAGGCGTAACGGTTCCTTGGACTGTTCCGTTGTTCTTCAGCGGTATGATGGCCACCAACTCGGTTATGGGCGGCGTGCTGCAATTGATTGACTTCGCAATCGTCGGAGTGATGTGGTATCCATTCCTGAAAGTTGTCGATAAAGCGAATTTGGCTCTCACTGTCGAAGAAGCTGCATAA
- a CDS encoding glycoside hydrolase family 1 protein, which yields MKYEFPAGFWWGSAASGPQTEGTIPGDGKGDSIWDHWYEQNPELFFNQIGPEDTSYVYNRYKEDIALMKKTGHTTYRTSIQWSRLIPDGIGAVNPEAVAFYNSYIDELLANDIEPFMNLYHFDMPLSLQQKGGWESKEVVDAYADYARICFELFGDRVKKWFTHNEPIVPVEGGYLYQFHYPSVVDMKKAVQVAYHETLASAKAIKIYHEMNLDGQIGIILNLTPSYPRNENDPEDVKAARLADAFFNRSFLDPAIKGTFPEDLVSLLKELDYLPEYTQSELELIKHNTIDILGINYYQPRRIMKKESTERLSDKPMPDDYFDNYIWPERKMNPYRGWEIYEKGIYDCLINVRDNYGNLPCFISENGMGVEGEERFINADGMIEDDYRIEFVQNHLKYVHQALQEGCNVKGYHMWTCMDNWSWTNAYKNRYGFIAVDLAEEGKRTIKKSGYWFKEVSDNNGFDA from the coding sequence ATGAAATACGAATTTCCTGCAGGTTTTTGGTGGGGATCGGCAGCAAGCGGACCGCAGACAGAGGGCACGATACCCGGAGACGGCAAAGGGGACAGCATCTGGGATCATTGGTACGAGCAGAACCCTGAGCTATTCTTCAATCAGATTGGCCCAGAAGACACATCTTACGTATACAATCGCTACAAAGAAGATATAGCACTCATGAAAAAAACGGGACACACTACGTACCGAACCTCCATTCAATGGAGCCGTCTGATTCCGGATGGGATCGGCGCTGTGAATCCGGAAGCGGTAGCGTTTTATAACAGCTACATCGATGAGTTGTTGGCCAACGACATCGAACCTTTCATGAATCTCTATCACTTTGATATGCCGTTGTCATTACAACAGAAAGGAGGCTGGGAAAGCAAAGAAGTCGTGGATGCCTATGCGGATTACGCGCGCATCTGCTTCGAGCTGTTCGGCGATCGCGTAAAAAAATGGTTCACCCACAATGAACCGATCGTTCCGGTCGAAGGCGGCTATCTTTACCAATTCCACTACCCTAGTGTCGTGGATATGAAAAAAGCCGTTCAAGTCGCTTATCACGAAACTTTGGCAAGCGCGAAAGCCATCAAAATTTATCATGAAATGAACCTTGATGGGCAAATCGGTATCATCCTCAATCTGACGCCTAGTTACCCGCGCAATGAGAATGATCCTGAAGACGTCAAGGCAGCCCGTCTCGCTGATGCCTTTTTCAACCGCTCCTTCTTGGATCCTGCCATCAAAGGCACCTTCCCCGAAGATTTGGTTTCGCTGTTGAAGGAATTGGATTATCTTCCGGAATATACACAATCGGAACTGGAACTCATCAAACATAATACCATCGACATTCTGGGGATCAATTACTATCAGCCAAGGCGCATCATGAAAAAAGAAAGCACAGAACGCTTGTCGGATAAGCCGATGCCGGATGATTACTTCGACAACTACATCTGGCCGGAACGGAAAATGAATCCTTACCGCGGTTGGGAAATCTACGAAAAAGGCATTTACGATTGCCTGATCAATGTCCGCGACAACTACGGCAACCTTCCTTGCTTCATCTCCGAAAATGGGATGGGTGTGGAAGGCGAAGAGCGCTTCATCAACGCGGATGGCATGATCGAAGATGATTACCGTATCGAATTTGTCCAAAATCATCTCAAATATGTCCACCAAGCGTTGCAGGAAGGCTGCAACGTGAAAGGCTACCACATGTGGACGTGCATGGATAACTGGTCCTGGACCAACGCCTACAAAAACCGCTACGGATTCATTGCGGTCGATCTGGCGGAAGAAGGAAAACGCACAATCAAAAAAAGTGGCTACTGGTTCAAAGAGGTTTCTGACAATAATGGTTTTGACGCATAA
- a CDS encoding Gfo/Idh/MocA family oxidoreductase, which produces MKIGIIGLGNIAQKAYLPVMVEMQDEVEWHLCSRNREKLETVGKKFGFQHLYTSMEEWLDSGIEAAFVHVATVAHAEIIRKLLERGVSVYVDKPISDDLEETKELIELADAKGLLLTAGFNRRFAPMVERLKEIPDKKMILIQKDRVKNVEPVRFAVYDLFIHIADAALYLLDDEVVSLQSHLVENEGELKRLWLMLETKSTTCFVSMNYEAGANQEVMEVQSPDGIVRVMNLTDMTIEQKNSKQQIAFGDWEWTLRKRGFAPLVGSFVAGIKERINPVSTESSYLSHSLCEKILTDNGFGSKPND; this is translated from the coding sequence ATGAAAATTGGAATCATCGGATTAGGGAACATTGCGCAAAAAGCGTATTTGCCGGTCATGGTCGAGATGCAAGATGAGGTGGAATGGCATCTGTGCTCGCGGAACAGGGAGAAACTGGAAACTGTAGGGAAAAAATTCGGCTTCCAGCATTTGTACACTTCGATGGAAGAATGGTTGGACAGCGGAATCGAGGCGGCCTTTGTGCATGTAGCTACTGTAGCCCATGCGGAAATCATCCGAAAATTACTGGAGCGTGGCGTTTCGGTCTATGTGGACAAGCCCATCAGTGATGATCTGGAAGAGACAAAGGAACTGATCGAGTTGGCGGATGCCAAGGGTTTGTTGCTTACTGCTGGCTTCAATCGCCGGTTTGCTCCGATGGTGGAACGGCTGAAGGAGATTCCTGACAAAAAGATGATCCTGATTCAGAAAGATCGTGTGAAGAACGTGGAACCTGTCCGCTTCGCTGTCTATGACTTGTTCATCCATATCGCGGATGCCGCCTTGTATTTGTTGGATGATGAAGTGGTTTCATTGCAATCGCATCTGGTCGAAAATGAAGGGGAATTGAAACGGCTCTGGCTGATGCTCGAAACGAAGAGCACGACTTGTTTCGTCTCTATGAACTATGAGGCGGGTGCCAATCAGGAAGTCATGGAAGTCCAAAGTCCGGATGGGATTGTGCGCGTCATGAATTTGACCGACATGACCATCGAACAAAAAAATAGCAAGCAGCAAATTGCTTTTGGCGATTGGGAATGGACGCTCCGTAAGCGAGGATTCGCGCCGTTGGTCGGTTCGTTTGTCGCAGGAATCAAAGAACGTATAAACCCCGTCTCTACGGAATCAAGCTATCTGAGCCATTCACTGTGCGAGAAAATACTCACCGACAACGGATTCGGAAGCAAGCCGAACGACTAG
- a CDS encoding MATE family efflux transporter — translation MTKDMTAGSPAKLLVLFAVPMLIGNIFQQLYSLADTIIIGRTLGVDGLAAIGSVGGVLFFIHGFGIGVTSGLGIVIAQRFGTKNEERIRKSITISVWITLFMTVLITILSVWLAEEILLFMDTPAEISKEAEAYFLVLMWGSVAIMVFNLLSNILRSLGDSKLPLVILVISSILNIVLDYVFIVWFSMGVAGAALATVAAQLFASFLCFVYISKRMAILRFSREDWRMQPGEFSLPLKISLPIGMQASIIAIGSIVLQKSLNGFGPDAVGGYAIAQKLDIMATLPIASIGIAMATFAAQNYGAGLYSRIWAGARISLLLSFVYSILLGAVLLLFGTDLIRLLFDQNDPAVLAYAHTYFVATASFYLVLTTLIILRYTLQGVGDNAAPTFGGVMEMVARVIVPLGFSGLLGYQAVAFANPVAWVGAAVPMMYAYHQLKRKLTLLEENRSKEAEGERLVELSD, via the coding sequence ATGACAAAAGATATGACTGCCGGCAGTCCTGCGAAGCTGCTCGTGCTGTTTGCGGTTCCGATGCTGATAGGGAATATATTCCAACAACTGTACAGCTTAGCGGACACGATCATCATCGGCAGAACATTGGGAGTGGACGGACTGGCGGCCATCGGATCGGTCGGCGGGGTGCTCTTTTTTATCCATGGATTCGGTATCGGAGTCACTTCGGGTTTGGGAATTGTCATCGCGCAGCGTTTTGGCACGAAAAATGAGGAGCGGATCCGGAAAAGCATCACGATAAGCGTCTGGATCACTCTTTTCATGACTGTCCTTATAACCATCCTGAGCGTTTGGCTCGCTGAAGAGATCCTGTTGTTCATGGATACGCCGGCTGAAATAAGCAAGGAAGCCGAAGCTTATTTTTTGGTCTTGATGTGGGGTTCGGTGGCGATCATGGTATTCAATTTGTTGAGCAACATCCTGCGGTCTTTGGGTGACAGCAAACTGCCCTTGGTCATCCTGGTGATTTCTTCCATATTGAATATTGTGTTGGATTATGTGTTCATTGTCTGGTTTTCTATGGGGGTCGCAGGAGCAGCGCTTGCGACAGTTGCGGCGCAATTGTTCGCCAGTTTTCTCTGTTTCGTTTACATCAGCAAGAGAATGGCGATTCTGCGCTTTTCCAGAGAAGATTGGCGCATGCAGCCTGGGGAATTCTCGTTACCGTTGAAAATTTCGCTCCCGATCGGTATGCAAGCCTCCATCATTGCGATCGGTTCGATCGTACTGCAGAAAAGCCTGAATGGCTTTGGTCCGGATGCGGTCGGCGGGTACGCCATCGCCCAAAAATTGGACATCATGGCGACGCTGCCGATAGCCTCCATCGGGATTGCGATGGCGACTTTCGCAGCCCAAAACTACGGAGCCGGGTTGTATTCGCGTATTTGGGCAGGCGCGCGCATCAGTTTGCTGCTGTCCTTCGTCTACAGCATCCTGTTGGGGGCAGTGCTCTTGTTATTCGGCACGGATCTGATCCGGCTGTTGTTCGACCAGAATGATCCGGCCGTATTGGCGTATGCGCATACGTATTTTGTTGCCACAGCAAGCTTCTATCTTGTGTTGACGACTTTGATCATTTTGCGGTATACGCTGCAAGGGGTGGGGGACAATGCTGCGCCTACCTTTGGGGGTGTGATGGAAATGGTGGCGCGTGTCATCGTTCCGTTGGGATTTTCCGGTCTGTTAGGCTATCAGGCAGTCGCCTTTGCGAATCCCGTTGCCTGGGTGGGAGCTGCAGTTCCGATGATGTATGCCTATCATCAGTTGAAAAGGAAATTGACTTTATTGGAAGAGAACCGAAGCAAGGAAGCCGAGGGTGAGCGATTGGTGGAACTGTCGGATTGA
- the tkt gene encoding transketolase gives MFDQIDELAVNAVRTLSIDAVQKANSGHPGLPMGAAPMAYALWTKHLKVNPKNSLWADRDRFVLSAGHGSSMLYSLLHLSGFNVSLDDVKNFRQFGSKTPGHPEVHDTDGVEATTGPLGQGIANAVGFAMAEAHLAATYNKENFPVVDHYTYFLNGDGDLMEGISHEAASLAGHLKLGKLIGLYDSNDISLDGPTSKSFTEDVAARFEAYGWQHILVKDGNDLEAISKAIEEAKAETEKPTLIEIKTIIGFGAPDAGTHKVHGAPLGAEGVSFAKAAYGCPDEAFCVPAEVTTRFNEKMVEAGQQAEAAWTALFNDYKAAYPELAQQFEDAMANKLPEGWQDKLPTYEVGSAAKASRVTSAEAIQALGEAVPYFWGGSADLSSSNNTMIKSASDFEPGNYAGRNIWYGVREFAMAAIMNGIVLHGGTRTYVGTFFVFTDYLRPAMRLAAISHLPGTYVMTHDSIAVGEDGPTHEPVEHLSSYRGMPNLTVLRPADGNEVSAAWEIAVSSADKPTMLVLTRQNLPVLEGTKEMAREGVKKGAYVLSPQQGETPAGILIATGSEVSLAVEAQKQLREAGVDVSVVSMPSFDLFEAQDAAYKETVLPGAVRNRMSIEMGATFGWERYVGLDGLAYGIDTYGASGNGNVVMAEYGFTTEKVVAAYQAKFAK, from the coding sequence ATGTTTGATCAAATTGATGAGTTAGCAGTTAACGCAGTACGTACACTTAGCATCGACGCCGTACAGAAGGCCAATTCAGGGCATCCTGGTTTACCGATGGGAGCCGCTCCGATGGCCTACGCGCTTTGGACAAAACATTTGAAAGTCAACCCTAAGAACAGTTTATGGGCAGACCGTGACCGTTTCGTTTTATCGGCTGGTCATGGGTCATCCATGTTGTACAGCTTGCTGCACCTATCCGGTTTCAACGTAAGCCTGGATGACGTGAAGAACTTCCGTCAATTCGGCAGCAAAACACCTGGACACCCGGAAGTGCATGATACGGACGGCGTGGAAGCAACTACTGGTCCTTTGGGACAAGGAATCGCCAACGCAGTCGGTTTCGCAATGGCGGAAGCGCACTTGGCGGCTACCTACAACAAAGAAAACTTCCCGGTTGTGGATCACTATACGTATTTCCTGAACGGCGACGGCGATTTGATGGAAGGCATCTCCCATGAAGCAGCCAGTTTGGCCGGCCACCTGAAATTGGGTAAACTGATCGGTTTGTATGACTCCAACGACATTTCCCTTGACGGCCCGACTTCGAAATCATTCACGGAAGACGTTGCTGCCCGTTTCGAAGCCTACGGTTGGCAACATATCCTGGTCAAGGACGGCAATGATTTGGAAGCCATCTCCAAAGCCATCGAAGAAGCGAAAGCTGAAACGGAAAAACCGACACTGATCGAAATCAAAACAATCATCGGCTTTGGTGCTCCTGATGCAGGAACGCATAAAGTCCATGGCGCTCCATTGGGAGCGGAAGGCGTTTCTTTCGCTAAAGCGGCATACGGCTGTCCGGATGAAGCTTTCTGTGTTCCGGCTGAAGTCACAACCCGTTTCAATGAAAAAATGGTCGAAGCAGGCCAGCAGGCTGAAGCAGCCTGGACAGCACTATTCAACGACTACAAAGCGGCTTATCCGGAATTGGCGCAACAATTCGAAGATGCCATGGCTAACAAATTGCCTGAAGGCTGGCAAGACAAACTGCCGACTTATGAAGTGGGCAGCGCAGCCAAAGCAAGCCGTGTGACCAGTGCTGAAGCGATCCAAGCATTGGGTGAAGCTGTACCGTATTTCTGGGGCGGTTCTGCGGACTTATCGTCTTCAAACAACACAATGATCAAATCGGCAAGTGACTTTGAGCCGGGCAACTATGCCGGCCGCAACATCTGGTACGGCGTGCGCGAATTCGCGATGGCCGCCATCATGAACGGCATCGTTCTGCACGGCGGAACCAGAACGTATGTTGGGACGTTCTTCGTCTTCACGGATTACTTGCGTCCAGCGATGCGATTGGCTGCCATTTCGCACTTGCCTGGCACTTATGTGATGACGCATGATTCGATCGCGGTCGGCGAAGACGGCCCGACACACGAACCAGTGGAGCACTTGTCCAGCTACCGCGGCATGCCGAACTTGACGGTTCTGCGTCCGGCTGACGGCAACGAAGTCAGTGCTGCATGGGAAATTGCCGTGTCTTCAGCAGACAAACCAACGATGTTGGTGTTGACGCGCCAAAACTTGCCTGTTTTGGAAGGCACAAAAGAGATGGCCCGTGAAGGCGTGAAGAAAGGTGCTTACGTACTTTCTCCGCAACAAGGCGAAACGCCTGCCGGCATCCTGATCGCAACCGGTTCGGAAGTGAGTTTGGCTGTGGAAGCGCAAAAACAATTGCGTGAAGCCGGAGTGGACGTCTCTGTCGTCTCCATGCCGAGTTTCGATCTGTTCGAAGCCCAGGATGCAGCCTACAAAGAAACCGTATTGCCTGGCGCAGTCCGCAACCGCATGTCCATCGAAATGGGCGCGACCTTCGGTTGGGAACGTTATGTCGGCCTGGACGGATTGGCTTACGGCATCGACACTTACGGCGCAAGCGGCAACGGGAACGTGGTAATGGCGGAATATGGCTTCACTACTGAAAAAGTGGTTGCGGCTTATCAAGCAAAATTCGCAAAATAA
- a CDS encoding ArsR family transcriptional regulator, with protein sequence MQLDISESSLAVYEALASDIRLKIIQLLSKQKMNVKDLALELNLSSAIISKHIKKLEAVGIIKTERIPGISGLQKVSILKVDHIDIHFPKKIYHSFETFDTAIPIGHYTDYHVTPTCGLADSKDFIGNVDEPKYFMDSGRMDASILWFTAGYVEYKTPNFLTPDDTLEQIDISMEISSEFPFSNDVWPSDITFTLNGTELGTWTSPGDFADTRGKLNPAWWPSNLNQYGLLKTLRITHHGTYMDGDPLSEVSIADLDKTAETWDIRIEVKPDAENVGGVTLFGKKFGNHDQDINFKAYYS encoded by the coding sequence ATGCAATTGGACATATCCGAATCATCTTTGGCTGTATACGAGGCATTGGCCAGCGATATACGCTTAAAGATCATCCAATTATTATCCAAACAAAAAATGAATGTGAAAGATCTCGCGCTTGAACTGAATCTAAGCAGCGCCATCATTTCAAAGCACATCAAAAAACTTGAAGCGGTAGGTATCATCAAAACGGAAAGGATCCCCGGCATATCCGGTCTCCAAAAGGTATCCATCCTGAAAGTCGATCATATCGATATCCATTTTCCGAAGAAAATCTACCACTCCTTCGAAACCTTCGATACCGCCATTCCAATCGGGCACTACACGGATTATCACGTCACTCCGACTTGCGGCTTGGCTGATTCCAAAGATTTCATCGGAAATGTCGATGAACCGAAATACTTCATGGACTCCGGGCGGATGGACGCCAGCATCCTTTGGTTCACTGCAGGCTATGTGGAATACAAAACCCCAAATTTCCTGACACCTGATGACACGCTGGAGCAAATCGACATCAGCATGGAAATCAGTTCGGAATTTCCTTTCTCGAACGATGTTTGGCCATCCGATATCACCTTCACCTTGAACGGCACAGAGTTGGGCACATGGACGAGCCCAGGCGACTTCGCGGACACGCGCGGGAAGTTGAATCCAGCTTGGTGGCCGTCGAATTTGAACCAATATGGTTTATTGAAAACACTCAGGATAACCCATCACGGTACTTACATGGACGGCGACCCCCTTTCCGAAGTCAGCATCGCTGACCTGGATAAGACGGCCGAAACATGGGACATCCGCATCGAAGTGAAGCCGGATGCCGAAAATGTCGGAGGCGTGACTTTATTCGGCAAAAAATTCGGAAACCATGATCAGGACATCAACTTCAAAGCCTACTATTCCTGA
- a CDS encoding alpha-N-arabinofuranosidase, protein MEAKLSINRQNTISKIDKRLYGSFIEHLGRAVYDGIYEPEHKNADADGFRTDVKEVVAELNVPLIRYPGGNFVSGYKWEDGIGPKETRPKKLDLAWRSLETNQVGIHEFAKWAKEVNAEVNMAVNLGTRGIQEAVECLEYCNFEGGTHWSDLRKQNGSVEPFGIKTWSLGNEMDGPWQIGHKTAEEYGRLAAETAKAMKLVDDSIELVVCGSSTSKMPTFGDWERIVLEHTYDYVDYLSLHCYYGNKENDIGNYLAQSLDMDRFIKTVVSICDFVKVKKGSGKQINLSFDEWNVWYHSNDQDKELEPWQVAPPLLEDIYNFEDALMVGCLLITLLKNADRVKIACLAQLVNVIAPIMTEKNGDTWKQTIFFPFMQVSNYGRGVVLTPHVESETYQSKDFAEVPYIETIAVHNDETGELVIFAVNRSEDRDIAFTFEEEGFELESISEATELAGYDKKDTNATDHDLVKLKEKSDVVLKDGRLSTVLKPLSWNVIRIKTK, encoded by the coding sequence ATGGAAGCGAAATTATCGATCAACAGGCAGAATACCATCAGCAAGATAGATAAGCGTTTGTATGGTTCGTTCATAGAACACTTGGGAAGGGCCGTATATGACGGCATTTACGAACCGGAACACAAAAATGCCGATGCAGATGGCTTTCGGACAGATGTAAAAGAGGTAGTGGCGGAACTGAATGTACCGCTAATCCGTTATCCTGGAGGGAATTTTGTATCAGGGTATAAGTGGGAGGATGGAATCGGGCCAAAAGAGACGCGTCCGAAGAAGTTGGATTTGGCGTGGCGCTCTCTGGAGACGAACCAGGTAGGCATCCACGAATTCGCCAAATGGGCAAAAGAAGTCAATGCTGAGGTCAACATGGCAGTCAATTTAGGCACGCGCGGCATTCAGGAAGCTGTGGAATGCTTGGAATACTGCAATTTTGAAGGCGGGACCCACTGGAGCGACCTGCGCAAGCAGAACGGATCAGTGGAACCTTTCGGCATCAAAACCTGGTCGCTCGGCAATGAAATGGATGGGCCGTGGCAAATCGGCCATAAAACCGCGGAAGAATACGGACGTTTGGCGGCAGAGACCGCTAAGGCGATGAAGTTGGTCGATGACAGCATCGAATTGGTCGTCTGCGGGAGTTCGACAAGCAAAATGCCGACTTTCGGTGACTGGGAACGGATCGTTTTGGAGCATACCTACGATTATGTCGACTATCTTTCGTTGCATTGCTATTATGGGAATAAGGAAAATGACATAGGCAATTATCTGGCACAATCTTTGGACATGGATCGCTTCATCAAGACAGTCGTTTCCATCTGTGATTTCGTGAAGGTCAAAAAAGGCAGCGGCAAACAGATCAATCTGTCGTTCGACGAGTGGAACGTATGGTATCACTCAAACGATCAGGATAAGGAATTGGAACCATGGCAAGTCGCGCCGCCGTTGTTGGAGGATATCTATAATTTCGAGGATGCCTTGATGGTAGGTTGCTTGCTGATTACGCTGTTGAAAAATGCTGACCGCGTCAAGATTGCCTGCCTGGCCCAATTGGTCAATGTCATTGCTCCGATCATGACGGAAAAGAACGGAGACACCTGGAAACAAACCATTTTCTTTCCGTTTATGCAAGTATCCAATTACGGCAGAGGCGTGGTGCTGACTCCGCATGTCGAGTCGGAAACCTATCAGTCGAAGGACTTTGCCGAAGTGCCTTATATCGAAACGATTGCGGTGCACAACGATGAAACGGGTGAACTGGTGATTTTTGCGGTAAACCGATCGGAAGACAGGGACATCGCCTTCACTTTTGAAGAAGAAGGATTCGAGTTGGAGAGCATCTCCGAAGCGACGGAGCTAGCTGGATATGACAAAAAGGATACAAATGCAACCGATCATGATTTGGTCAAACTGAAAGAAAAGTCGGATGTGGTATTGAAGGATGGTAGGCTGTCCACTGTTTTGAAACCGTTATCTTGGAATGTCATCAGAATAAAAACAAAATAA
- a CDS encoding extracellular solute-binding protein: MKNAHRKFLSAATLAGITLLAGCGNANTITFWNPLTGDDGAYMDALVAEYNETDPEFPVESVITADMYTKIYTVMNSGKDIPDLTLIHADRVPQFADLDMLEPVEGLMATNTDLTADNYLEVAWNAGNYEGTQYTVPLDIHGNAMYYNTDLLDKYDANTFLDDDVVTIEEILSLDGKLDEGQYAINNALIEWVALANVVNAGGDISDEAGNPTINTDAMRMVVEQLKSVADAGLMSPYGEDGYAMFQSGDVLFSTDGTWTSTAHGSVEGLNFGVTNIYSVTPDKFTNRSSAHLFSLLNNEDRTDEKEQGVADFLSWMRENSIDWAGAGQIVASKEVFESEEYQQYPQSFFTSSDVEKEASYIFDYKYYSYVESALATVLSDMIYGNITIDEGLDQAQKTVEDLIAENAS, encoded by the coding sequence ATGAAAAATGCACACAGAAAGTTTTTATCAGCAGCGACTTTGGCAGGCATCACCTTATTGGCAGGTTGCGGTAACGCGAACACGATCACCTTCTGGAACCCTTTGACCGGTGACGATGGCGCCTATATGGATGCGTTGGTGGCCGAGTACAATGAGACCGACCCTGAATTCCCTGTCGAGAGCGTCATCACAGCGGATATGTACACCAAAATCTACACAGTCATGAACTCCGGCAAAGACATTCCGGATTTGACCTTGATTCACGCAGACCGTGTACCCCAATTCGCTGATTTGGATATGCTGGAGCCTGTCGAAGGCCTGATGGCAACGAATACCGATCTGACCGCGGACAACTACCTTGAAGTAGCCTGGAATGCGGGCAATTACGAAGGAACGCAATACACGGTTCCGCTGGATATCCACGGGAATGCGATGTATTACAATACCGATCTGCTGGATAAATATGACGCAAACACTTTCCTTGATGATGATGTGGTGACGATTGAAGAAATCCTCTCCTTGGATGGGAAGCTGGATGAAGGGCAGTATGCCATCAATAATGCCTTGATCGAATGGGTGGCCTTAGCGAACGTCGTCAATGCGGGTGGGGATATTTCCGACGAAGCCGGCAATCCTACCATCAATACGGATGCGATGAGAATGGTAGTCGAACAGCTGAAATCGGTAGCGGATGCAGGCTTGATGTCCCCTTACGGAGAAGATGGCTACGCGATGTTCCAATCGGGAGACGTGTTGTTCTCCACTGACGGAACCTGGACGTCCACTGCTCACGGGTCTGTTGAAGGCTTGAACTTCGGAGTGACCAACATTTATTCCGTGACGCCCGACAAATTCACAAACAGATCTTCTGCCCACTTATTCTCGTTGTTGAACAACGAAGACAGAACGGATGAAAAAGAACAGGGGGTCGCAGACTTCTTGAGCTGGATGCGTGAAAACTCGATCGATTGGGCAGGAGCCGGCCAAATCGTAGCGAGTAAAGAAGTATTCGAGAGCGAAGAGTATCAACAGTACCCTCAATCATTCTTCACAAGTTCAGATGTTGAAAAAGAAGCTTCTTATATTTTCGACTACAAATATTACAGCTATGTCGAATCGGCTCTGGCTACCGTTTTATCGGACATGATCTATGGCAACATCACAATCGACGAAGGCCTGGATCAAGCGCAAAAAACAGTCGAAGATCTGATTGCCGAAAATGCAAGCTGA